In Leptospira bouyouniensis, the following proteins share a genomic window:
- a CDS encoding superoxide dismutase, with the protein MEHKLPELPYAKDALAPHISAETLEFHYGKHHQTYITNLNNLIKGTEFESASLEDIVKKSSGGIFNNAAQVWNHTFYWHSLSPNGGGAPKGAVADLITKSFGSFDAFKEKFTQSAVTNFGSGWTWLVKKGDGLEIVNTSNAGSPLKDGLQALLTIDVWEHAYYIDFRNARPKYVEAFWNLVNWDFANKNL; encoded by the coding sequence ATGGAACATAAACTCCCAGAACTTCCTTATGCAAAGGATGCACTCGCTCCCCATATTTCTGCTGAAACATTAGAGTTTCACTATGGAAAACACCACCAAACTTACATTACAAATCTAAACAATCTCATCAAAGGGACTGAATTTGAAAGTGCAAGTTTAGAAGACATCGTGAAAAAATCTTCTGGCGGTATTTTCAATAATGCAGCTCAGGTTTGGAACCACACATTTTACTGGCATTCATTGTCTCCAAATGGTGGAGGGGCTCCAAAAGGAGCAGTGGCAGACCTCATCACAAAATCCTTTGGCTCGTTTGATGCTTTCAAAGAAAAATTTACACAATCTGCTGTAACAAACTTTGGATCCGGTTGGACATGGCTTGTGAAAAAAGGTGACGGATTAGAAATCGTGAACACAAGTAATGCTGGAAGTCCATTAAAAGATGGTTTGCAAGCACTACTCACAATTGATGTCTGGGAACATGCATACTACATTGATTTCCGTAATGCCCGTCCAAAATACGTAGAAGCATTCTGGAATTTAGTGAATTGGGATTTCGCAAATAAAAATCTCTAA
- a CDS encoding inositol monophosphatase family protein, translated as MGISSPTINFPVDETIKRIEYVKANAMGIIHEAKKIQREVSAIRSDTDADEKDRIDAADGKLGDILIRFLQKSFPKDGIVCEDKPPIDGGEFKWILDPVDGSMNFVRGLPLYAISFGLEHRETPVGGVVIVPPQESVYSAVMGEGAFKNGEQIVTSRVSELNRAIFSPNLPTKRAHMIQEIMADLSGFLTYARSFRRTGSFVLDSCFIAEGVMDAIWEKTVKHWDVSAISVILSEAGGKLTDLNGVHYYTGLPELVASNGVLHSEILKLLKTVRSTVSRN; from the coding sequence TTCACCAACGATCAATTTTCCCGTCGATGAAACTATCAAACGCATCGAATATGTCAAAGCCAATGCCATGGGTATCATCCATGAAGCCAAAAAAATCCAAAGAGAAGTTTCAGCAATTCGGTCAGATACTGATGCAGATGAAAAGGATAGGATTGATGCCGCAGACGGTAAGTTAGGTGACATTCTAATACGTTTTTTACAAAAGTCCTTCCCCAAAGATGGAATCGTATGCGAAGACAAACCTCCTATCGATGGAGGTGAATTCAAATGGATTCTTGATCCGGTAGACGGATCGATGAATTTTGTACGAGGGTTGCCACTTTATGCCATTTCCTTTGGTTTGGAACATAGAGAAACTCCAGTAGGTGGGGTAGTCATCGTCCCACCGCAAGAATCGGTATATTCAGCCGTGATGGGAGAAGGGGCATTCAAAAATGGGGAACAGATTGTAACCTCGAGAGTATCAGAACTCAACCGCGCCATTTTTTCACCAAACCTTCCCACAAAACGAGCTCATATGATCCAAGAGATCATGGCAGACCTTTCTGGATTTTTGACTTATGCCCGATCCTTTCGGCGCACAGGATCTTTTGTTTTGGATTCCTGTTTCATTGCAGAAGGTGTGATGGATGCGATTTGGGAAAAAACCGTAAAACACTGGGATGTATCTGCTATTTCTGTGATTTTATCAGAGGCGGGTGGGAAATTAACTGACTTAAATGGAGTCCATTACTATACAGGACTTCCTGAGTTGGTGGCTTCCAATGGAGTTTTACACTCAGAAATTTTAAAATTATTGAAGACAGTTCGTTCTACCGTCAGTCGAAATTGA